One segment of Sulfobacillus thermosulfidooxidans DSM 9293 DNA contains the following:
- a CDS encoding flavin reductase family protein, with product MDQEAKKKSLRMITYGLYILAVKDGEELAAGTVNWLSQASFTPPLIMVGVKKDSHLHTLIEKTQKFAISVLAQDQKNIASDFFRPTQLDGGQLNGHPFEFSPDYQYPLLTECPAWFEAKVTATVPGGDHTVYVAEVTDAGVRQADAIPLMMRDTGWFYGG from the coding sequence ATGGACCAAGAAGCGAAAAAGAAAAGTCTACGCATGATTACCTATGGTCTTTATATTCTCGCGGTGAAGGATGGTGAGGAATTAGCTGCAGGCACTGTCAACTGGTTGTCTCAAGCCTCATTTACTCCGCCGCTTATTATGGTTGGGGTCAAGAAAGATAGCCATTTGCACACATTAATTGAAAAAACCCAAAAATTTGCGATTAGTGTACTGGCACAGGATCAAAAAAATATTGCCTCAGATTTTTTCCGTCCCACCCAGCTCGATGGTGGTCAATTAAATGGCCATCCCTTCGAATTTTCACCCGACTATCAGTATCCGTTGTTAACCGAATGCCCTGCATGGTTTGAAGCAAAAGTCACAGCTACCGTGCCCGGAGGCGATCACACGGTTTATGTGGCGGAGGTTACAGATGCCGGCGTCCGGCAAGCTGACGCTATTCCGCTCATGATGCGTGACACCGGCTGGTTTTACGGCGGTTAA